The DNA sequence CTGGCGGGCGGCGCGGGGGCCGCAGGGGTTGCCGATCAACCGGAGCGCGACCGCGGCCAGGGTGGGCCGGGTCGGCGCCGACTGGCGGTTGACGGTCGAGTGGCCCGGTGGCCGTCGGGAGCTTTCCCGCGACCAGTTGGCGGCGCTGCCGCAGCACACCGTACGGCTGCCGATCGCGTGCGTGGAGGGGTGGAGCGCCTCGGCGGTGTGGACCGGGGTGGTCGTCGCCGACCTGCTCGCCGCGGTCGGTGCCCCGACCGGCCGGGTGCGGGTGGAGTCGCTGGAGGCCGTGGGGACGTACCGGGAGAGCCTGCTGTTGCCGGACCACGTCCGGGACCGGCTCACCCTGCTCGCGTTGGGGCTCAACGGCGAGGAGCTGAGCCTGGACCACGGCTATCCGTGCCGGATCATCGCCGCGACCCGGCCGGGGGTGTTGCAGACCAAGTGGGTCGCCGTGCTGCGGGTGCTGCCGTGACCGCCGGCCGGGGGCGGCCGGGCGGGGTACGGGTGGCGCTGGCCGCGGCCGGCACGGCCGTCATGGGGTACGGCGGCTGGCTGCTGGTGCGTGAGGTCGAGTGGACGCCGGCGGTGCTGCTGTCGCTGGCGGCGTGGCTGGTGACCGGTCCGCCCGCGCACGACCTGCTGCTGGCGCCGCTGGTGGCGGTCACCGGGGTGCTGGTCGCCCGGCTGCTGCCCCGGCCGTGGCGCACGATGGTGGTGGTCGGCCTGTTCGCCACGGGGACGCTGCTGCTGGTCGGTACGCCGTTGCTGACCCGCCCGTCGCCGGCACCGCCGAATCCGGGCCTCGACGACCGGAACTACCTGCCGGGGCTGTTGGCGTACCTGGGTGTGTTGTGGGCGGTGTTGTTCGCCGTGACGGCCACCGTCGCGCTGCGCCGCCGGCGCCGGGCCCGGCGGTCGGCTCAGAACGGCAGTTGACGGGCGAGCGCGGTGGCGACCACTCCGACGAGTACGGCGAGCAACATCGGTGCCCGCCACGCCCAGGCGGCGGCGGTGGCGGCGAGGCCGACCAGGAGGGTCCAGTCGATGCCGGTCCACTTCGGACCGAGGACCTCCACGACGATCAGCCCGGCGAGCAGGGCGGGTGCCAGCAGCGCGATGACGTTGCGGGCGGCGGGCGGCAGTTCCCGGTCGCCGAGCAGGGCCGGGCCGATCGCCTTGAACGTGAAGCTCACCGCGGCGACGGCGATGATGGCCAGCCACAGGGTCATGACCGCTTCCCCTTTCCGCGCAGGCCGAGCAGTGCTCCGGCGGTGGATCCGAGCAGCGCGAGGCCGGTCGGGACCACGAGGACCAGGCCGGCGGCGACGACGCCGCCGATGGCCGCGGCGAAGCGGCTGGCCCGTGCGCCGCGTAGTTCGTCGAGCAGGAGCAGCAGGAAGAAGGCCGGGAAGATGACGTCGAGGCCGAGAGTCTCCACCACGCTGTCCGGCGGGGCGAGTGCGACACCCAGGGCGGTGCCGGCGACCCAGGCCGGCCACTGGACGATGGTGGCGCCGATGAGCCGGTAGCGGTCGAAGTGACCGCCGCCGAGGTGCGCGGCGACCCAGGAGCCGTCGACGACGGCCTGGCCTTCGATGGCGCGCCGCAGCCGTCCGCCGCGCAGGTCACCGGCGACCGCGACGCCCATCGGGATGAAGCGGGCGTTGATCAGGGCCGCCGCGGTGACGGCCGCCGGGATGCCACCGCCGCCGGCGAGGGCGGCGGCCAGCGCGAACTGCGCGGAGCCGGAGAACACGACCAGCGAGCAGACGATCGGGGCGATCACCCCCCAGCCCTCGGAGCGGGCCAGGGCGCCGAAGGTGACGGCGAGCATGAACGCGGCCAGGGCCAGTCCGACGCCGACCCGGAGCCCGGCGACCAGGCGCTGGCGGGGGGTTTCGGAGACGGCCGCCGGGCGGGTTCCGCCGGTGTCCGATGCCGGCTCGGGTTCCATGAGGCTGGAGACTAACAGTCATCGGAGCGCCGTCCGGTGCCCGTCGCGCGCCATTCGACCAATACCGACACCATCATCGATGCCCGTCATCATCGATTCCTCGAATGATCAACTCGACGGCCGCCGGGTCGCACACTTCTCAACGACGGGCGGATCGCCCGAAAGAACGATCCAAAGGGTCGCGACAATTCCGACCGGACAAACCCGCCGACCGGATCGAGACAGCCACCGACTATACCGGTTTTACAAACCGGTCAACAGGATGTGGCGACGTCACGACACGCCATCCATCGAAGATCGTCGACGGCTCAAAAATGCTACCGGTCGTCGAATACCGCCACGGCAACCATGAGCAGCACAGACGCCACCGCACGCCACGCGGCCGACAGGCAGCCATGTCGATCAATATTGACAGTGGTCCGAATACCGAGATAGCTTCGCCCGGCAGAGGATTCGATCGGCTGCACCACTTCACACAGCGGGTCCCGGCAAAACCGAACACACACACACGGAGGCTCGCCGCCGTCCGGCGTCCCGCCGTACCCGTGATCCGACCACCAGGTCCCGGCCACCGTCCGCGGCCGCGACCGGCACGGCCGTGGGCGCACCCGGCCGCACGCCGGAACGGGACACGTGACGTGGTGCGCGCTCGGGCCCGCCGGAAGGCGTACGCGCATGCCGCCGGGACCGCCGCGACCGGCGCGGCTCCGTCGAGCGGCACCACGGGACAGGGAGATCCGAATGACCGATTCCGACGAGCGGGACGACACCCGGTACACGGTCGTGGTGAACCACGAGGAGCAGTACTCGATCTGGCCGGAGGGCCGGCAGATCCCCGCCGGGTGGCGGGCGGACGGCGTCGCGGGCACCAAGGACGAGTGCCTGGCCCACATCGCGCGGGTGTGGACCGACCTGCGGCCGCTGAGCGCCCGACGCAACGGATAGCACCCGACGCAACGGACAGCACAGGCACGGAAGGGGCACGAGATGACGTCGGGTGTGCGGGACCCGGGCGAGATCAAGCGCGCGTTGCTGGAGATGAAGATCCGGCAGCGGCTGGCGGAGAAGGCACAGCGGCAACGCATCGTGCCGATACCGCGCGAGGAGAAGATGGCCGTCTCGGAGCAGCAGCGCTACCTGTGGTTCGTGCAGCAGCTCACGCCGAAGTCCCCGGCCTACAACCAGCCGTTCGCGCTGCGGCTGCGCGGCGCCCTCGACCTGACGGCACTGCGCGAGTCGCTACGCGGGCTCGTCGTACGGCACGAGGGGCTGCGCACCCGGTTCGGCAACGACCACGGGGTGCCGTACCAGGTGATCGACCCGGCGCCGGACGACTGGCCGCTGCCGGTCGTCGAGGCCGGCGGCCGGTCGGTCCACGAGTGGGTCCAGGAGCAGGCGAGGGTGCCGTTCGACCTCGAGACCGGCCCGATGCTGCGGACGCCGCTGCTGCGGATCGCGCCCGACGACCACGTGCTGCTCCTGCTGATGCACCACATCATCATCGACGGCTGGTCGGTCGGTCTGATCACCGCCGAACTGGCCGACCGCTACGACGCCGCCGTCACCGGCCGGACGCTCGACCTGCCGGACCTGCCGATCCAACCGGCCGACCACGCGGCCTGGCAGCGGCGTTGGCTGGCCGAGGAGGTCGGCGAGAAGCAGCTCGCCTACTGGCGCGAGCGGCTCGACGGCGCCGAGGATCTCGACTTCCCGCTCGACCGGCCGCCGTCGGCGACGCCCACCGGTGCCGGCGCGGACTTCAACGTCACGCTGCCGTCCGACATCGCCAAGGCGGCCCGCGCGTTCACGCGCGACCACGGGGTGGGGTTGCTCGCCGTGCTGTACGCCGCCTATCTGGCGGTGCTGCGGCGCTACAGCGGACAGGACGACATCGCCATCGGTGGCGTGCTGCACGGGCACACCCGCTCGGAGATCGAGCCGCTGGTCGGTTACTTCGCCAACATGGTGGTGCTGCGCGCCGCCGTCGGCGACAACCCGACCTTCGGCGACCTCGTCCGCCGTTGCAACGAGACGGTCCTCGACAGCATCTCCAACCAGGACGTGCCGTTCGGGGCGGTGGTCGACGCGCTCAAGCCCGAGCGGGTGGCCGGCCGCAACCCGCTCTTCCAGGTCTGCATCGCGCTCACCGGTGCCACCATGGCGACCCGGTTCCGGCTCGGCGACCTCGCGGTGGAGCGGGTGCCGGTGCACGTCGGCACGTCCCGGTTCGACCTGACGTTCATGTTGTTCGACGGTGTGGACGGCGAGCTGCGGCTGTGGGTGGAGCACTCCACCGAGACGATCGACGCCGACCGGGCGCACCGGCTGGTCGACCACTTCACCGCGGTGCTCGCCGAGGCGCTGGTCGACCCGACCGTCCGGGTCGACGACCTGGCGCTGTTGCCGGACGCGGAGCTGTCGTCGGTGCTGACCACCTGGAACCCGACACCCCTGCCACGCCCCGCCACCCTGCTACACGAACTCGTCACCGAACGCGCCACCACACACCCCGACCACACCGCCATGCGCTTCGAGAACACCGAACTCACCTACCGCGACCTCGACCACCGCGCCAACCAACTCGCCCACCACCTCACCCACACCGGCACCCGACCCGGCACCGTCACCGCACTCCTACTCGACCGCGGACTCCACCTACCCGTCGCCGAACTCGGCATCCTCAAAGCCGGCTCCGCCTGGCTCGCCCTCGACCCCCAATACCCCGACGACCGACTCGCCTACCAACTCCACGACGCACATATCACCACCGTCGTCACCACCACCGACCTCGCCCACCGACTCCCCCACCACATCCACACCATCACCCTCGACACCGACACCCTCGACACCCAACCCACCACACCACCCACAACAGATATCCACCCCGAAGACACCGCCTACGTCATCTACACCAGCGGCTCCACCGGACGCCCCAAAGGCGTCATGGTCCCCCACCGCGCCATCGTCAACTTCTGCCGCAACATGCGCGAACTGTTCAACCTCGGCCCCGGCGACCGGGTGCTCCAGTTCTCCAACCCGTCGTTCGACGTCAGCGTCTCCGACTTCTTCACCACCTTCACCACCGGGGCGACCCTGGTCGGCGCGCCGCGGGCCACGCTGCTCGACCCCGACCGGCTGCAGACGCTGATGCGCGACGAGCGGATCACCTTCATCGACATCCCGCCGGCGGTGCTGCGGCTGCTCGACCCCGAGCCGCTGGTCGACCTGCGGGCGCTGTTCATCGGCATGGAGCCGTTCCCCGCCACGCTGGTGAACCGGTGGCGGCGGCCCGGTCGCGAGTTCCACAACGGGTACGGGCCCACCGAGGTCACCGTCACCTGCACCGACTACCTGTGCCCCAGCGAGAACCTGGACGCCGCGCCGCCGATCGGCCGGGCGATGGACAACCAGCGGGCCTACGTCCTCGACCGCAACCTGCGCCCCGCCCCCATCGGCATACCCGGCGAGCTGTACATGGCCGGCGACGGACTCGCCCACGGCTACCTCGGCCGCACCGACCTCACCGCCGAGAAATTCCTCCCCGACCCCTTCACCACCCAACCCGGCACCCGCATGTACGCCACCGGCGACGTCGTACGCTGGCGCCCCGACGGCAACATCGAATTCGTCGGCCGCGTCGACCGCCAAGTCAAGATCCGCGGACTACGCATCGAACTCGGCGAGATCGAGCACGTGCTCGCCGACCACGCCGGCGTACGGCAGGGTGTGGTGACCGTACGCGACCCCGGCACCCCGGACGCCTACCTCGCCGGGTACGTCGTACCGGAGGCCGGGCAGGACCTCGACCTGGACGAGGTACGCCGGTTCCTGTCCGACCGGCTGCCCCTGCACATGGTGCCGTCGGCGCTGCTCACCCTGGCCGAACTGCCGCTCAGCCCGACCGGCAAGGTCGACCACCGGCGCCTGCCCGACCCGACCCCGGACCGCAGCGGGTTCGCCGAGCCGGCGACCGAGACGCAGCGTCAGCTCGCCGACGTGTGGCGGACCCTGCTCGGCGCGGAGCGGATCGGGGCCGCCGACAGCTTCTTCGGGTTGGGCGGGAACTCGCTCCAGGCCACCCAGCTCATCTCCCGGATCCGGGACCGGTTCCAGGTGACCCTCGAGGCCCGCCAGATCTTCACCCATCCGACCCTCGAGCAGCTCGCCGCCCAGATCGACGAGGCGGCGCAGCCGCAGTTGGACGCGGCCGAACTCGACGCGCTCGAGGCGGAGATCGCCGGCCTGTCCGAAGAGGAGATCGACAAGTTGCTCGGCGGAGCCGGCTGACCCCCTGGAGCACGACATGACCGATTCGCAGGGCCGGCAACTCGCCTGGTGGCGGCAACGGCTGGCCGACGCGCCCGAACTGGAGTTCCCGACCGACCGGCCACGGCCGGCGCGGCCCACCGGCGCCCGCGCGGGGGCGACCCGGGAACTCCCGGACGCCCTGGCCGGCGGGCTGCGGCGGCTGGCGGGGACGGAGCCGTCCTCGTTCGACGCCGCGCTGCTCGCCGGGTTCCTGGTCGTGGTCAACCGGCACACCGGGCAGGACGACCTGGTGATCGGGTCGGCCGGGCCCGACCCGGTCGTGCTGCGTACCGACCTGTCCGGTGATCCGACCTTCCAGGAGCTGGTGCACCGCTGCCGGGACACCGTGCTCGGCGCGGCCGCGCACCGGGACGTGCCGTTCGGCACCCTGGTCGCCGCGCTCGCCCCGGACCACGTGTCCGGCCGCCACCCGCTCTTCCAGATCGGCTTCGGCGCGGCCGGTGACGGTACCCCGGCCCTGGCCGCCGGCGAACCGGATCGGGCCGGACCGGACCTCGAGATCGTCGTGGTCGACACCGACGGCGGCCTCGGGCTGCACGCCGGGTTCTCGACCGAACTGTTCGACGCCGACCGGGTCGGCCGGCTGCTCGACCACCTGGTCGCCGTCTACGCGCAGGCGGTCGACGCCCCCGACGACCCGATCGGCGAACTGGACCCGCTGGGCGCGGACGAGCGGGCGACCCTGACGGCGTGGGGAGCCGCCCGCGCCGACTTCCCCGCCGACGAATCCCTCTACCGGCTCTTCGCCGACCAGGTCCGGCGCACCCCGGACAACGTCGCCGTCACCGCCGGCGACATCCACTGGACGTACCGGGAGCTCGAGGCCCGCGCCGGGCGGGTCGCCGCCCGGCTGGCCGCCCTCGGCGTCCAACCGGGCGACCTGGTCGCGGTCTGCCTGCCGCGTACGGCCGACCTCGTCGCCGGGATCCTCGGCATCCTGCGCGCCGGGGCGGCGTACGTGCCGGTCGACCCCGACCAGCCCGCCGAACGCATGGCCCTCATCCTCGGCGACGCGGGCGTCCGGGTGGTGCTGGCACCGGCCGACGCCGACCTGCCGGCGGGCGACCACACCCGGGTGGTGCCCGAGGACCTGCCCGACGAACAGGGGCCGGTGGCCGACGTCGCCGGCGCCGACCTCGCGTACCTGATCTACACCTCCGGCTCCACCGGCCGGCCGAAGGCGGTGATGATCCCGCACCGCAACGTCGTACGGCTGATGCGCGCCACCGACGACTGGTACCGGTTCGACGAAACCGACGTACACCCGCTGTTCCACTCCGCGGCCTTCGACGCCTCCGTCTGGGAGTTGTGGGGGGCGCTGCTCTACGGCGGCCGGCTGGTCGTGGTCCCGTACTGGGTCTCCCGCTCACCGGAGCGGTTCCACGAACTGCTGCGCCAGGAACGGGTGACCGTGCTGGAACAGACCCCGGCCGCGTTCCGCCAACTGGTGGCGGTCGACGAGCGGCGGGCGAGCCGGGGGGAACTGGCGCTGCGGGCGGTCGTACTGGTCGGTGAGGCCCTCGACCCCGACTCGGTGCTGCGCTGGTTCGACCGGCACGGCGAGGAACACCCCCGCCTGATCAACATGTACGGCATCACCGAGACCACCGTCCACGTCACCTACCAGGTCCTGTCCCGGGAACTGCTGGCCCGGTGCGCCGGCCCGATCGGGGTCGCCATCCCCGACATGCCGGTCCGCGTCGTCGACGCCGCCGGCCGGCTCGCGCCGATCGGGGTGTGGGGCGAACTGCTCGTCGGCGGCCCCGCCGTCAGCTACGGCTACCTGGGCCGGCCCGAACTGACCGCGCAACGGTTCGTACCCGCCGACGGCGACCGGCTGTACCGCAGCGGTGACCTGGCGCGCTGGCTCGCCGACGGCACCCTGGAATACCTCGGCCGCGCCGACCAGCAGGTGAAGATCCGCGGCTTCCGGATCGAACTCGGCGAGATCGAGGCCGCGCTGACCGCGCATCCGGAAGTCACCGACGCCGTCGTCGTCGTACGCGGCGAGGCGGACAATCCGCTGCTGGTCGGCTACGTCGTCGGCACCGGGTACGACGAGGCCGCACTCCGGACACACCTGGCCGCCCGGCTGCCGGCGTACATGGTGCCGGCCCACCTGGTCCGGCTCGACGCCATCCCGCTGACCGGCAACGGCAAGACCGACCGCCGGGCGTTGCCCGAACCCCGGCACGAGATCGGTGCCGGCTTCACCCCGCCGACCACCCCCACGGAGAAGACGCTCGCCGCGATCTGGGCCGGCATCCTGGACCGGATCGACGCCGACCGGATCGGCACCGGCGACAACTTCTTCGACCTGGGCGGCAACTCGCTCCAGGCCACCCAGATCATCTCCCGGGTCCGGGACGCCTTCCAGATCACCATCGAGGCCCGGCAGATCTTCACCCATCCGACCCTCGAACGGCTCGCCGCCCAGATCGACGAGGCGGCGCGGCCGCAGCTCGACGCGGCCGAACTCGACGCGCTGGAGGCGGAGATCGCCGGCCTGTCCGACGCGGAGATCCAAAAGTTGCTCGGCGGAGCCGGCTGACCCTCTGGAGCGCGACATGACCAGCTCGATCGACCAGAAGCGGCGGGCACTGCTCGAACTGCGGCTCAAACAGCGCCGGGCGCTGGAGGCGGAGCAGGAACGGATCACGCCGATGCCGCGCGACGGGGGGACGCTCCCGGTCTCGCACCTCCAGGAGGGGCTCTGGATCCTGCACCAGCTCGACCCGACCTCGCCGGTCTACCACGTGATCTTCGCCCTGCGGCTGCGTGGCGCCCTCGACGTCGACGCGCTGCGCGGGGCGCTGGCCGCCCTGGTCGGGCGGCACGAGGGGTTGCGGACCCGGTTCGGCAGCCGGGACGGTGTGCCGTACCAGGTGGTCGACCCGGCGCCGGACGACTGGCCGGTGCCGGTCACCGACCTCGACGAGGCCCACCTCGACGGGTGGGTCAACGACCTGGTGCAGCGCCCCGGCGACCTGGAGCGGGGGCCGATGCTGCGCACGTGGCTGGCCCGGCTCGCCGACGACGAGCACGTGCTGCTGCTGGTGGTGCACCATATCGTCGCCGACGGCTGGTCGGTCGGGCTGCTCACCGCCGAGTTGGCCGAACTGTACGACGCCGCCCGCGCCGGCCGGACCGCGGCACTGCCGCCGCTCGCGATCCAGCCGGCCGACCACGCCGCCTGGCAACGCCGCTGGCTGACCGGCGCCCGGTTGGAGCGCCAACTCGACTTCTGGCGCGACAATCTGCGGGACCTGCCGGCACTGGACTTCCCGACCGACCGGCCGCATCCGGCACAGCCGAAGGGCGCCGGCGCGCTGATGCGGCAGGCGCTGTCCGACCGGGTCGCGGTGGCGTCTCGGGAGCTGGCGCTGGGCGAGCGGGCGTCGCTGCTGGCCGTGCTGCTCGCCGGTTTCCTGGTGGTGCTGGAGCGCTACACCGGGCAGCGGGACCTGGCGGTCGGCTCGGTGTTCTCGGGGCGTACGAGGTCGGAGACCGAGCCCCTGGTCGGCTACTTCGCGAACGCCCTGGTGCTGCGTACCGACGTCGCCGGTGACCCGACCTTCCGGGAGCTGGTGGGGCGGTGCAATGCCACGGTGCTGGGCGCGACCGCGCACCAGGAGGTGCCGTTCGGGCTGGTGGTCGACGCGCTGAACCCGGAGCGCTCGCCGGGCCGCAACCCGCTGTTCCAGGTCAGTTTCACGTTGCAGGCGGCCGGGATGACCGGCGACTTCCGGCTCGGCGACCTCGCGGTCCGCCCGGTCGACATCGACTGGAACCGGGCCCGGTTCGACATCGCGTTCGCCGTGGTGGAGAAGCCGGGCGGCGGGATCGACGCGCTGGTGGAGTATTCCACCGAACTGTTCGACGCCGACCGGATCGACCGGCTGGTGGAGCACTTCGAGGTGGTCCTGCGCGAGGCGCTGGCCGAGCCGGACACCCGGATCGGCGACCTGGCGCTGTTGCCGGACGCGGAACTGTCATCGGTGCTCACCGGCTGGAACCCGACACCCCTGCCACGCCCCGCCACCCTGCTACACGAACTCGTCACCGAACGCGCCACCACACACCCCGACCACACCGCCATGCGCTTCGAGAACACCGAACTCACCTACCGCGACCTCGACCACCGCGCCAACCAACTCGCCCACCACCTCACCCACACCGGCACCCGACCCGGCACCGTCACCGCACTCCTACTCGACCGCGGACTCCACCTACCCGTCGCCGAACTCGGCATCCTCAAAGCCGGCTCCGCCTGGCTCGCCCTCGACCCCCAATACCCCGACGACCGACTCGCCTACCAACTCCACGACGCACACATCACCACCGTCGTCACCACCACCGACCTCGCCCACCGACTCCCCCACCACATCCACACCATCACCCTCGACACCGACACCCTCGACACCCAACCCACCACACCCCCACAGTCGACACCCACCCCGAAGACACCGCCTACGTCATCTACACCAGCGGCTCCACCGGACGACCCAAAGGCGTCATGGTCCCCCACCGCGCCATCGTCAACTTCTGCCGCAACATGCGCGACGTCTTCCGTCTCGGCCCCGGCGACCGGGTGCTGCAACTGGCGAACCCCACCTTCGACGTCAGCGTCTCCGACTTCTTCGCCACGCTGGCCTGCGGCGCGACGGTCGTCGGCGCCCCGCGCGGCACGTTGCTCGACCCGGACCGGCTGCAGACACTGATGCGCGAGGAGCGGATCACGTTCGGCGACATCCCGCCGGCGGTGCTGCGGCTGCTCGACCCCGGGCCGCTGGTCGATCTGCGGGTGCTGTTCATCGGCATGGAGGCGTACGGACCGGAGCTGGTGAACCGGTGGCAGCGGCCGGGCCTGGAGTTCCACAACGGGTACGGGCCGACCGAGGTCACGATCACCTGCACCGACTACCGCTGCCCGGACGAGCCGCTGACCGGGCAGCCGCCGATCGGCCGGGCGATGGGCAACCAGCGGGCCTACGTGCTGGACCGGCGGCTACGGCCGGTGCCGATCGGGGTGCCCGGCGAGCTGTACATGGCCGGCGACGGACTCGCCCACGGCTACCTCGGCCGCACCGACCTCACCGCCGAGAAATTCCTCCCCGACCCCTTCACCACCCAACCCGGCACCCGCATGTACGCCACCGGCGACGTCGTACGCTGGCGCCCCGACGGCAACATCGAATTCGTCGGCCGCGTCGACCGCCAAGTCAAGATCCGCGGACTACGCATCGAACTCGGCGAGATCGAGCACGTGGTCAACGGGCATCCGGCGATCCGGCACTGCACCGTCGTCGTCCGCGAACCGGGCACCCCCCGGGCGTTCCTCGCCGCGTACGTCGTACCCGGGGCCGGGCAGGAGGTACGCGACGGGGAACTGCGCGGCTACCTCGCCGACCGGCTGCCGCTGCACATGGTGCCGGCCACGGTGGTGACGATGACCGAGTTGCCGCTGACCGCGTCGGGCAAGGTCGACGAGGCCCGGCTGCCGGTCCCCGAACCGGTCGGCGACGGTCGCGACGCCCCGCCGGAAACCGACACCGAACGGCGGCTCGCCCAGATCTGGCAGGGGCTGCTCGACGTCGACGCCGGATCGGTCGGGGTGCACGACAGCTTCTTCAACCTCGGCGGCAACTCGTTGCAGGCCACCCAGCTCATCTCCCGGATCCGGGACGGCTTCGGCGTCAGCGTCGACCCGCGCCAGCTCTTCGTCCACCCGACCCTGGAACAGCTCGGCAAACTGGTCGACGGCGGTGAGGTCGCCACCACCGACCGGATCGGCCCGGTGGACCTCGACGGCGCCCGGCCCGTGTCGCACCAGCAGCAGGGGCTGTGGTTCCTGCACCAGCTCGACCCGGACTCGCCGGTCTATCACATCCCGATCGTGTTGCGGCTGCGCGGCGACCTCGACGTGGCCGCGCTGCGCGGCGCACTGGCCGGGCTGGTCGGCCGGCACGAGGCGTTGCGGACCCGGTTCGTCGCCAGCGACGGCGTACCCCACCAGGTGATCGACCCGCCACCCGACGGCTGGCCCCTGCCGGTCACCGGCACGGACCCGGCCGGGCTCGCCGGCTGGATCGCCGACCAGGCCCGGCGCCCCTTCGACCTCGGTGCGGGGTCCGGCCTGCGGACGTCGCTGGCCCGGCTGGCCGACGACGACCACGTGCTGCTGATCGTGCTGCACCACATCATCGCCGACGGCTGGTCGGTCGGTGTCGTCACCGCCGAACTACCGGTGTTCTACGAGGCCGCCCGGACCGGCGGCACCGCCGCGCTGGCCCCGCTCGCGGTCCAGCCCGCCGACCACGCCGCCTGGCAGCGGCGCACCCTCGACGGCGCCCTGCTCGCCCAGCAGCTCGGCTACTGGCGGCAGCGCCTCGCCGACCTGCCCGAACTCGAGTTCCCGACCGACCGGCCCCGGCCCGCCCAGCCGGCCGGTGCCGGCGCGCTGGCCAACCGAAACGTGCCGGCGGACCTTGCCGGCCGGCTGCGGGACCTGGCCCGCGCCGAGCAGACCTCGTTCCTGGCGGTGCTGCTGGCCGGCTTCCTGGTGGTGCTCAACCGGCACACCGGGCAGGACGATCTCGTGGTCGGATCGGTGTTCTCCGGCCGGACCCGATCGGAGATCGAACCGCTCGTCGGCTATTTCGCCAACACCCTGGTGCTGCGCACCGACGTCACCGGCGACCCGACCTTCCGGGAGCTGGTGCACCGCTGCCGGGACACCGTGCTCGGCGCGACCGCGCACCAGGACGTGCCGTTCGGCACCCTGGTCGACACGCTGCG is a window from the Polymorphospora rubra genome containing:
- a CDS encoding AzlD domain-containing protein, producing the protein MTLWLAIIAVAAVSFTFKAIGPALLGDRELPPAARNVIALLAPALLAGLIVVEVLGPKWTGIDWTLLVGLAATAAAWAWRAPMLLAVLVGVVATALARQLPF
- a CDS encoding AzlC family ABC transporter permease, which codes for MEPEPASDTGGTRPAAVSETPRQRLVAGLRVGVGLALAAFMLAVTFGALARSEGWGVIAPIVCSLVVFSGSAQFALAAALAGGGGIPAAVTAAALINARFIPMGVAVAGDLRGGRLRRAIEGQAVVDGSWVAAHLGGGHFDRYRLIGATIVQWPAWVAGTALGVALAPPDSVVETLGLDVIFPAFFLLLLLDELRGARASRFAAAIGGVVAAGLVLVVPTGLALLGSTAGALLGLRGKGKRS
- a CDS encoding MbtH family protein: MTDSDERDDTRYTVVVNHEEQYSIWPEGRQIPAGWRADGVAGTKDECLAHIARVWTDLRPLSARRNG
- a CDS encoding non-ribosomal peptide synthetase, with the protein product MTSGVRDPGEIKRALLEMKIRQRLAEKAQRQRIVPIPREEKMAVSEQQRYLWFVQQLTPKSPAYNQPFALRLRGALDLTALRESLRGLVVRHEGLRTRFGNDHGVPYQVIDPAPDDWPLPVVEAGGRSVHEWVQEQARVPFDLETGPMLRTPLLRIAPDDHVLLLLMHHIIIDGWSVGLITAELADRYDAAVTGRTLDLPDLPIQPADHAAWQRRWLAEEVGEKQLAYWRERLDGAEDLDFPLDRPPSATPTGAGADFNVTLPSDIAKAARAFTRDHGVGLLAVLYAAYLAVLRRYSGQDDIAIGGVLHGHTRSEIEPLVGYFANMVVLRAAVGDNPTFGDLVRRCNETVLDSISNQDVPFGAVVDALKPERVAGRNPLFQVCIALTGATMATRFRLGDLAVERVPVHVGTSRFDLTFMLFDGVDGELRLWVEHSTETIDADRAHRLVDHFTAVLAEALVDPTVRVDDLALLPDAELSSVLTTWNPTPLPRPATLLHELVTERATTHPDHTAMRFENTELTYRDLDHRANQLAHHLTHTGTRPGTVTALLLDRGLHLPVAELGILKAGSAWLALDPQYPDDRLAYQLHDAHITTVVTTTDLAHRLPHHIHTITLDTDTLDTQPTTPPTTDIHPEDTAYVIYTSGSTGRPKGVMVPHRAIVNFCRNMRELFNLGPGDRVLQFSNPSFDVSVSDFFTTFTTGATLVGAPRATLLDPDRLQTLMRDERITFIDIPPAVLRLLDPEPLVDLRALFIGMEPFPATLVNRWRRPGREFHNGYGPTEVTVTCTDYLCPSENLDAAPPIGRAMDNQRAYVLDRNLRPAPIGIPGELYMAGDGLAHGYLGRTDLTAEKFLPDPFTTQPGTRMYATGDVVRWRPDGNIEFVGRVDRQVKIRGLRIELGEIEHVLADHAGVRQGVVTVRDPGTPDAYLAGYVVPEAGQDLDLDEVRRFLSDRLPLHMVPSALLTLAELPLSPTGKVDHRRLPDPTPDRSGFAEPATETQRQLADVWRTLLGAERIGAADSFFGLGGNSLQATQLISRIRDRFQVTLEARQIFTHPTLEQLAAQIDEAAQPQLDAAELDALEAEIAGLSEEEIDKLLGGAG
- a CDS encoding non-ribosomal peptide synthetase: MTDSQGRQLAWWRQRLADAPELEFPTDRPRPARPTGARAGATRELPDALAGGLRRLAGTEPSSFDAALLAGFLVVVNRHTGQDDLVIGSAGPDPVVLRTDLSGDPTFQELVHRCRDTVLGAAAHRDVPFGTLVAALAPDHVSGRHPLFQIGFGAAGDGTPALAAGEPDRAGPDLEIVVVDTDGGLGLHAGFSTELFDADRVGRLLDHLVAVYAQAVDAPDDPIGELDPLGADERATLTAWGAARADFPADESLYRLFADQVRRTPDNVAVTAGDIHWTYRELEARAGRVAARLAALGVQPGDLVAVCLPRTADLVAGILGILRAGAAYVPVDPDQPAERMALILGDAGVRVVLAPADADLPAGDHTRVVPEDLPDEQGPVADVAGADLAYLIYTSGSTGRPKAVMIPHRNVVRLMRATDDWYRFDETDVHPLFHSAAFDASVWELWGALLYGGRLVVVPYWVSRSPERFHELLRQERVTVLEQTPAAFRQLVAVDERRASRGELALRAVVLVGEALDPDSVLRWFDRHGEEHPRLINMYGITETTVHVTYQVLSRELLARCAGPIGVAIPDMPVRVVDAAGRLAPIGVWGELLVGGPAVSYGYLGRPELTAQRFVPADGDRLYRSGDLARWLADGTLEYLGRADQQVKIRGFRIELGEIEAALTAHPEVTDAVVVVRGEADNPLLVGYVVGTGYDEAALRTHLAARLPAYMVPAHLVRLDAIPLTGNGKTDRRALPEPRHEIGAGFTPPTTPTEKTLAAIWAGILDRIDADRIGTGDNFFDLGGNSLQATQIISRVRDAFQITIEARQIFTHPTLERLAAQIDEAARPQLDAAELDALEAEIAGLSDAEIQKLLGGAG